The following are from one region of the Salvelinus fontinalis isolate EN_2023a chromosome 5, ASM2944872v1, whole genome shotgun sequence genome:
- the LOC129855381 gene encoding beta-sarcoglycan-like — translation MASEQESSNGPVKRSMREKAMERRTTNKEHNSNFKAGYVPIEEERLHKTGLRGRKGNMAVCIIVLLFLLALINLIITLVIWTVIRIGPSGCDSIEFHESGLLRFKQKADMGVVHPLHKSTVGGRKDQDLVITGNNNPVVFQQGSTKLSVEKEKTSITSDIGISFTDPRTQNTFFSTDFENHEFHLPKGVKVLSVKKASTERITSNASSDLSIKADSKAIIRGNEGVFIMGKTVEFRMGGDIELRAENSIVLNGSVMVSVSRMPNSSVGANVYFDEGLLRYKLCMCADGTLFRVQVKYQNMGCQTSDNPCGTAH, via the exons GAGAGTTCTAATGGGCCTGTGAAGAGGTCTATGAGGGAGAAGGCCATGGAACGGCGGACCACCAACAAGGAGCACAACAGCAACTTTAAGGCAGGCTATGTGCCCATTGAGGAGGAGCGCCTGCACAAGACAGGCCTGAGAGGACGCAAGGGCAACATGGCTGTCTGCATCATAGTCCTGCTCTTCTTGCTGGCACTCATCAACCTCATT ATCACTCTAgtgatatggacagtgatccgCATCGGGCCCAGTGGTTGTGACAGTATAGAGTTCCATGAGAGTGGGCTGCTGCGCTTCAAGCAGAAGGCAGACATGGGCGTGGTCCACCCACTACACAAGAGCACTGTGGGGGGCAGGAAGGACCAGGACCTGgttatcaccggcaacaacaacCCG GTGGTGTTTCAGCAGGGCTCCACTAAGCTCAGTGTTGAGAAAGAGAAGACGTCTATCACCAGTGACATAGGCATATCCTTCACTGACCCCCGCACTCAGAACACCTTCTTCAGCACAGACTTTGAAAACCACGAATTCCACCTGCCCAAAGGAGTCAAAGTACTCAGTGTGAAGAAAGCCTCCACAGAAAGG ATCACCAGCAACGCTTCCTCTGACTTGTCCATCAAAGCGGACAGCAAGGCCATCATCCGCGGCAATGAGGGGGTCTTTATCATGGGCAAGACGGTGGAGTTCAGGATGGGAGGGGACATCGAGCTCAGAGCT GAGAACAGTATTGTTCTGAACGGGTCGGTGATGGTGAGCGTCAGTCGCATGCCAAACTCCTCAGTGGGGGCCAACGTGTATTTCGACGAAGGTCTGTTGAGGTACAAGCTGTGTATGTGTGCAGACGGCACTCTGTTCCGTGTCCAGGTGAAGTATCAGAACATGGGCTGCCAGACCTCAGACAACCCCTGTGGAACGGCCCACTAA